In Choloepus didactylus isolate mChoDid1 chromosome X, mChoDid1.pri, whole genome shotgun sequence, a genomic segment contains:
- the LOC119522194 gene encoding LOW QUALITY PROTEIN: zinc finger protein 248-like (The sequence of the model RefSeq protein was modified relative to this genomic sequence to represent the inferred CDS: substituted 1 base at 1 genomic stop codon), which produces MNKSQEQVSFKDVCVDFTQEEWYLLDPAQMILYRDVILKNYSHLISVGYCIIKPEVIFKIEQGKEPWILKEGFPSQGYSEDWKVDELIENNQENQDEHFWQLVFTNNKTLSIESCDRFSISQRTHLEMEPFKCNICGKSFHLDLIFRHQRPLTGVNPCECNEYGEIFDNSTFIIHQGAYSRNIHHEYKVSDKTWEKSIHFKHQIEHMGEKPSEYNXNGNNFSKKLHLTQLWRGHSGEKTFECGECGKTFWEKSNLTQHQRAHTGEKLYECTEYGKSFGQKPHLTNHQQTHTGEKPYECKQCGKTFCVKSNLTEHQRTHTGEEPYECNACGKSFYNRSALTVHQRMHTGEKPFICNECGKSFCVKSNLIVHQRTHTGEKLYKCNECGKTFFEKSAPTKHQRTHTREKPYECNVCGKTFSQRSVLTKHQRIHTRMKALSTS; this is translated from the exons atgaacaaatccCAGGAACAAGTGTCATTCAAGGATGTATGTGTggacttcacccaggaagagtggtATCTACTGGACCCTGCTCAGATGATCCTATACAGAGATGTGATCCTGAAAAATTATAGCCACCTCATCTCAGTAGGTTATTGCATTATTAAACCAGAGGTGATTTTCAAGATAGAGCAAGGAAAAGAGCCCTGGATATTAAAGGAGGGGTTCCCAAGCCAGGGCTACTCAGAAGACTGGAAAGTTGATGAGCTGATAGAGAACAACCAGGAAAATCAAGATGAACATTTTTGGCAACTTGTATTCACCAACAACAAAACATTAAGTATAGAGAGTTGTGATAGa TTCAGTATTTCTCAGAGAACTCATTTGGAAATGGAGCCATTTAAATGCAATATTTGTGGGAAGTCCTTCCATCTGGATTTAATATTTAGACATCAGAGACCACTTACAGGAGTGAAtccttgtgaatgtaatgaatatGGGGAAATCTTTGACAATTCAACTTTCATTATCCATCAGGGAGCTTACTCAAGAAACATTCACCATGAATATAAAGTAAGTGACAAAACTTGGGAAAAGTCAATCCACTTTAAGCATCAGATAGAACACATGGGGGAAAAACCCTCTGAGTAcaattaaaatgggaataatttcagcaaaaaattacatcTCACCCAACTTTGGAGAGGTCACTCAGGAGAAAAAacctttgaatgtggtgaatgtGGGAAAACATTTTGGGAGAAGTCAAACCTCACTCAGCATCAGAGAgcacacacaggagagaaactcTATGAATGTACTGAATATGGAAAATCCTTTGGCCAGAAACCACACCTTACCAACCATCAGCAAACACATACAGGtgaaaaaccctatgaatgtaaacAATGTGGAAAAACATTCTGTGTGAAGTCAAATCTCACTGAACATCAGAGAACACATACAGGGGAggaaccctatgaatgtaatgcatgtgggaaatccttctaTAACAGGTCAGCCCTAACTGTACATCAGAGAAtgcacacaggagagaaaccctttatatgtaatgaatgtgggaaatccttctgTGTGAAGTCAAACCTcattgtacatcaaagaactcacacaggggagaaactgtataaatgtaatgaatgtgggaaaaccttcttTGAAAAATCAGCTCCCACCAAACATCAGAGAACACACACAagggagaaaccctatgaatgtaatgtatgtgggaaaaccttcagccaGAGGTCAGTACTAACtaaacatcagagaattcacacaaGGATGAAAGCCCTCTCAACATCCTGA